A DNA window from Microcystis aeruginosa NIES-843 contains the following coding sequences:
- a CDS encoding SUMF1/EgtB/PvdO family nonheme iron enzyme, whose amino-acid sequence MKKSEIQIFLAHASEDKPAVLALYDRLKQAGYKPWLDKKDLIPGQIWRDEIPKAIKASQIFLACLSAKSANKQGYIQRELRIALDTLGEMLPGTIFFIPMRLEECEIPDLRLAEVSLNLRDIHRLDYWEEDGFEQLERAIGYQFKLEPEEPKQLLSVFNFEVVGVNAKGEQIRKESKQSQYFREDLGKGITLEMVAIPGGTFLMGTEDEEIERLVKKFNWEGFRRERPQHEVTVPPFFMGKYPITQAQWKAIASRTDLKVKQDLDFKPAYFKDRPDSDRRPVEQVNWYDAIEFCARLSKLTVREYRLPSEAEWEYACRAGTTTPFYFGETITGELANYNASNTYADEPNGEYRNETTRVGQFPPNAFGLYDMHGNVREWCADTWHDNYDGAPTDGSVWIENGNDNRSPLRGGSWGYNPNYCRSAIRYDYYFRRVNRINNYGFRVACVFGRTL is encoded by the coding sequence ATGAAAAAGTCAGAGATCCAAATTTTCTTGGCCCATGCCAGTGAGGACAAACCAGCAGTTTTGGCACTGTATGACCGCCTTAAGCAAGCGGGATATAAACCTTGGTTGGATAAAAAAGACCTGATTCCGGGTCAAATTTGGCGAGATGAAATTCCGAAAGCGATTAAAGCTAGTCAGATTTTTCTCGCCTGTCTGTCAGCGAAATCAGCTAATAAGCAGGGATACATCCAACGGGAGTTGAGGATTGCACTTGATACCTTGGGAGAGATGCTACCGGGGACAATTTTTTTTATTCCCATGAGGTTAGAAGAATGCGAAATTCCTGATCTGCGACTTGCAGAAGTTAGCTTGAATCTGCGAGATATTCACCGGCTTGATTATTGGGAAGAAGACGGATTTGAGCAACTAGAAAGAGCAATTGGCTATCAGTTCAAGCTTGAACCGGAAGAGCCAAAACAACTGTTATCAGTATTTAACTTTGAGGTGGTGGGAGTAAATGCGAAGGGTGAGCAAATTAGAAAAGAGTCGAAACAGTCCCAATATTTCAGGGAAGATCTGGGCAAAGGCATCACCTTAGAAATGGTCGCCATTCCGGGGGGAACTTTCCTGATGGGAACAGAAGATGAGGAAATCGAAAGACTGGTTAAAAAATTTAATTGGGAAGGATTTAGAAGGGAAAGACCACAACATGAAGTAACTGTCCCACCCTTCTTTATGGGTAAATACCCCATCACCCAGGCCCAGTGGAAAGCGATCGCCTCTCGCACGGATTTAAAAGTTAAACAAGACCTTGATTTCAAGCCAGCCTATTTTAAAGACCGTCCCGATAGCGATCGCCGTCCCGTGGAACAAGTCAACTGGTACGATGCGATCGAATTCTGTGCGAGATTATCAAAACTAACGGTTCGGGAATACCGACTACCGAGTGAAGCGGAATGGGAATACGCTTGTCGTGCTGGAACCACCACCCCGTTTTACTTTGGGGAAACCATTACGGGGGAATTGGCTAACTACAATGCCAGTAATACCTACGCCGATGAACCGAACGGAGAATATCGAAACGAAACAACTCGCGTGGGACAATTTCCCCCAAACGCCTTTGGACTGTACGATATGCACGGCAATGTCCGGGAGTGGTGCGCCGATACTTGGCACGATAACTATGACGGTGCGCCGACGGATGGCAGTGTCTGGATAGAAAATGGTAATGATAATCGTTCTCCTCTGCGGGGCGGTTCCTGGGGCTACAATCCTAATTACTGCCGTTCCGCGATTCGCTACGACTACTACTTCCGCCGCGTCAACCGCATCAACAATTACGGTTTTCGGGTAGCCTGCGTTTTCGGGAGAACTCTCTAA
- a CDS encoding formylglycine-generating enzyme family protein, protein MTAEIMGFYVVNGVINLINSQLARQATEKLEDKRQEFQKWQQLNNQEFQREQFEKQKQLQKELAEDNRQTQLKVALEQRNTARQVVQDQKLFQNWPLRIVPDQILNANHDENLISLRIIPAPPVIDFDQFGGNNKSFPNIETGLAQGLREFFNQHYSFQSTERPIELIDGGWDSKRYHGGAAIIGLFALLKSEPMLILESQIDGDYLHLNVGYWGEGQQKYFYQSIISNLPYREVVYESVKIRARQWREKREQLAKQLNKSLEEIDRQYGSDNAFNLKILQDEEALKSAGIDSSDLATQPYKVTAKDFEYLCQFLVKCQSLVGGWIADIHYLIHHNVPPILPKLIPDLMRGIDDPKLLKTIVSGYRQVYEALENERPAWMPELALDLADSLTALPDKNWAREQLDYSVKSWLRLRGINPPNNLEQAIKAMKPVVTVADEVYFNKLHHCLAELESRQLATQVKGLLSEQLSAESFYQRSIKLLNSGQLQEALSNLNAALERYPNHSQLNQLRRQLPSNAQFFDFQAVTVDSRGKEVKREKKPAQYFTENLGNDVTLEMVAIPAGQFKMGSPDGQGNDNERPQHLVTVPAFFMGKYPITQAQWKAVASLPKIECDLDLNPSKFSGNNRPVEQVSWYAAVEFCMRLSKATGRDYRLPSEAQWEYACRAGTTTPFYFGETITPDLANYDGNSIYAQGPKGVYRQETTPVGKFPPNAFGLYDMHGNVWEWCADTGHDNYKDAPTDGSVWIENGDDNRSPLRGGSWYFSIYAQGPKGVYRQETTPVGKFPPNAFGLYDMHGNVWEWCADTWHDNYKDAPTDGSVWIENGDDNRSPLRGGSWYFYPSNCRSAYRNDHDRRVNVSSDHGFRVVCGAGRTL, encoded by the coding sequence ATGACTGCTGAAATAATGGGATTTTATGTTGTTAATGGGGTTATCAATTTAATTAATAGTCAATTGGCGAGACAAGCAACGGAAAAACTGGAAGATAAGCGACAGGAATTTCAAAAATGGCAACAATTAAATAATCAGGAATTTCAGCGAGAGCAATTTGAAAAACAGAAGCAATTGCAGAAAGAACTTGCTGAAGATAACCGTCAAACTCAGTTAAAAGTAGCCCTAGAACAACGAAATACTGCCCGTCAAGTTGTTCAAGATCAGAAATTATTTCAAAACTGGCCTTTGAGAATTGTTCCCGATCAAATTTTGAATGCTAATCATGATGAGAATTTAATTTCTCTGAGAATAATTCCCGCACCTCCTGTTATCGATTTTGATCAATTTGGTGGCAACAACAAAAGTTTTCCTAATATTGAAACTGGTTTAGCGCAAGGATTACGGGAATTTTTTAATCAACATTATTCTTTTCAAAGTACCGAAAGACCGATCGAACTAATTGATGGTGGATGGGATAGTAAACGCTATCATGGTGGTGCGGCTATTATAGGTCTTTTTGCCTTATTAAAATCTGAACCCATGTTAATTTTAGAGTCCCAAATTGATGGGGATTATCTTCATCTTAATGTGGGCTATTGGGGAGAAGGACAGCAAAAATATTTTTATCAATCGATTATTTCTAATCTTCCCTATCGAGAAGTTGTCTATGAATCTGTTAAAATTAGAGCAAGACAATGGCGAGAAAAAAGAGAGCAACTGGCAAAACAATTAAATAAATCTTTGGAGGAAATTGATCGGCAATATGGGAGTGATAATGCCTTTAATTTGAAAATTTTACAAGACGAAGAAGCTCTCAAGAGTGCGGGAATCGATAGCAGTGATTTAGCGACTCAACCGTATAAAGTTACGGCTAAGGATTTTGAATATCTCTGTCAGTTTTTAGTCAAATGTCAATCACTGGTAGGCGGTTGGATTGCCGATATTCACTACCTAATTCATCACAATGTCCCGCCCATTTTGCCTAAGCTTATACCCGATTTAATGCGAGGTATTGATGATCCTAAGTTATTAAAGACTATCGTTTCTGGCTATCGTCAGGTTTATGAGGCTTTAGAAAATGAACGCCCCGCTTGGATGCCTGAATTAGCATTAGATTTAGCTGATAGTTTAACTGCTTTGCCTGATAAAAATTGGGCAAGAGAACAGCTAGATTATTCCGTTAAGTCTTGGTTGCGATTGCGGGGGATAAATCCTCCTAATAATTTAGAGCAAGCGATTAAAGCGATGAAACCTGTTGTTACCGTAGCAGATGAAGTGTATTTTAATAAATTACATCACTGTTTGGCAGAACTAGAAAGTCGTCAGCTTGCTACTCAAGTTAAAGGTTTATTGTCAGAACAATTGAGTGCTGAATCTTTTTACCAACGTAGCATTAAATTGCTGAATTCAGGTCAATTGCAAGAAGCTTTATCGAACCTTAATGCTGCGTTGGAACGTTATCCCAATCATTCTCAACTTAACCAACTCCGTCGTCAATTACCTAGTAATGCTCAATTTTTTGATTTTCAAGCTGTCACCGTCGATAGTCGAGGCAAGGAAGTCAAACGGGAAAAGAAACCAGCGCAGTATTTTACAGAAAACTTGGGCAATGATGTCACCCTGGAAATGGTCGCTATTCCAGCAGGACAATTCAAGATGGGTTCACCCGATGGACAAGGAAATGATAACGAACGTCCCCAACATCTAGTGACCGTTCCTGCCTTCTTTATGGGCAAATATCCCATCACTCAGGCCCAGTGGAAAGCAGTGGCCTCCCTGCCAAAAATTGAATGTGACCTTGACTTAAATCCTTCTAAGTTCTCTGGCAATAATCGCCCCGTTGAACAAGTCTCTTGGTACGCTGCAGTGGAATTCTGTATGCGACTCTCGAAAGCGACGGGACGAGACTATCGCCTCCCCTCGGAAGCGCAGTGGGAATATGCCTGTCGTGCAGGAACCACCACTCCCTTCTATTTCGGGGAAACCATCACCCCGGATTTAGCCAACTACGACGGCAATTCTATTTATGCTCAGGGACCCAAAGGTGTTTATCGTCAAGAAACCACCCCCGTTGGTAAATTTCCCCCCAACGCTTTCGGACTCTATGATATGCACGGAAATGTCTGGGAATGGTGCGCCGATACTGGGCACGATAACTATAAGGATGCGCCGACGGATGGCAGTGTCTGGATAGAAAATGGGGATGATAATCGTTCTCCTCTGCGGGGCGGTTCCTGGTACTTCTCTATTTATGCTCAGGGACCCAAAGGTGTTTATCGTCAAGAAACCACCCCCGTTGGTAAATTTCCCCCCAACGCTTTCGGACTCTATGATATGCACGGAAATGTCTGGGAATGGTGTGCCGATACTTGGCACGATAACTATAAGGATGCGCCGACGGATGGCAGTGTCTGGATAGAAAATGGGGATGATAATCGTTCTCCTCTGCGGGGCGGTTCCTGGTACTTCTATCCTTCTAACTGCCGTTCTGCTTACCGCAACGACCACGACCGCCGCGTCAACGTCAGCTCCGACCACGGTTTTCGGGTGGTGTGCGGTGCTGGGAGGACTCTGTAA
- the aspS gene encoding aspartate--tRNA ligase, with the protein MRTHYCGDLSAIEIEKSVTLFGWVDRRRDHGGVIFIDLRDRSGIVQIVSDPQRTPASYPIAETVRNEYVLKVTGTVSQRPTESLNPRIATGEIEIYATSIEILNGVTKQLPFVVSSSESESVREDVRLRYRYLDLRRERMSQNLQLRHQVVKEMRRFLEDEQHFIEVETPILTRSTPEGARDYLVPSRVNPGQWYALPQSPQLFKQLLMVSGMDRYYQIARCFRDEDLRADRQPEFTQLDMEMSFLSLPEILALNEALIAHIFKKVKNIDISLPLPRLTYAEAMDRYGIDRPDTRFGLELVNVAEIFADSGFKVFSGAIASGGTVKVLPIPNGNEAISNVRIKPGGDLFKEATDAGAKGIAYIRVREDYDFDTIGAIKDNLTEAQKQALIEKTGAKPGHLLLFGAGDTDTVNKSLSRLRLVLGEQLGLIDPEKINLLWVTDFPMFEYNAEEKRLEALHHPFTAPNPEDLEDLAQARALAYDMIFNGIEIGGGSLRIYQREVQEKVFATIGLSPEEAYNKFGFLLEAFEYGTPPHGGIAYGLDRLVMLLAGEESIRDVIAFPKTQQASCLLTSAPSTVAAKQLKELSVASTYKPPS; encoded by the coding sequence ATGCGAACTCACTACTGTGGCGACCTTAGCGCGATCGAAATTGAAAAAAGTGTCACCCTCTTCGGTTGGGTCGATCGTCGTCGCGATCACGGTGGCGTTATTTTTATCGATCTACGGGATCGCAGTGGTATTGTCCAGATCGTCAGTGATCCCCAACGAACCCCCGCTTCCTATCCCATTGCTGAAACCGTCAGAAACGAGTATGTCCTCAAGGTGACGGGAACAGTCAGTCAAAGGCCTACCGAATCCCTTAACCCGCGCATTGCCACCGGAGAAATCGAAATTTACGCCACTAGCATCGAGATTCTCAACGGGGTTACTAAACAACTGCCTTTTGTCGTCTCCAGTTCCGAAAGTGAATCGGTCCGGGAAGATGTGCGCTTGCGATACCGCTATCTAGACCTACGCCGGGAGCGTATGAGTCAGAATTTACAACTACGTCACCAAGTTGTCAAGGAAATGCGCCGTTTTCTCGAAGATGAACAGCATTTTATCGAAGTGGAAACGCCAATTTTAACTCGATCGACTCCCGAAGGGGCGCGGGATTATCTGGTTCCTTCCCGTGTCAACCCTGGCCAATGGTACGCTTTACCCCAATCACCGCAACTATTTAAGCAATTATTAATGGTGTCGGGAATGGATCGCTACTATCAAATCGCCCGCTGTTTCCGCGATGAAGATCTGCGCGCTGATCGTCAACCGGAATTTACTCAGTTGGATATGGAGATGAGTTTTCTCTCTTTACCTGAGATTTTAGCCCTAAATGAGGCTTTAATCGCTCATATCTTCAAAAAAGTCAAAAATATCGATATAAGCCTGCCCCTGCCCCGTTTAACCTATGCTGAGGCTATGGATCGCTATGGGATCGATCGCCCCGATACCCGTTTTGGCTTGGAATTGGTCAATGTGGCGGAGATTTTTGCCGATTCGGGATTTAAGGTGTTTTCAGGTGCGATCGCTAGTGGTGGGACGGTGAAAGTTTTACCGATTCCCAACGGTAACGAGGCGATTTCTAACGTCAGAATCAAACCGGGTGGGGATTTATTCAAAGAAGCCACCGATGCGGGGGCGAAGGGAATTGCCTATATCCGCGTGCGCGAGGACTACGATTTTGATACCATCGGTGCGATTAAAGATAACCTGACAGAGGCACAAAAACAGGCTTTAATCGAGAAGACTGGCGCAAAACCGGGGCATCTGCTCTTATTTGGGGCGGGAGATACCGATACAGTCAATAAATCCCTATCCCGCCTACGCCTAGTTTTAGGGGAACAATTGGGATTAATTGATCCGGAGAAAATCAACCTCCTCTGGGTGACGGATTTCCCGATGTTTGAATACAACGCCGAGGAAAAACGCCTCGAAGCATTGCATCACCCCTTTACTGCCCCTAATCCCGAAGATTTAGAGGATCTAGCCCAGGCTCGCGCCCTAGCCTACGATATGATTTTTAATGGTATTGAAATCGGTGGCGGCAGTTTGCGGATCTATCAACGGGAAGTACAGGAAAAAGTCTTCGCCACCATCGGTCTATCCCCAGAGGAAGCCTATAATAAATTCGGCTTTTTGTTAGAAGCTTTTGAATACGGAACCCCTCCCCACGGTGGCATCGCCTACGGTTTAGATCGCTTGGTGATGTTGTTAGCGGGAGAAGAATCGATTCGCGATGTGATTGCTTTCCCGAAAACCCAGCAAGCTAGTTGTTTACTCACTTCTGCACCTTCAACAGTGGCAGCGAAGCAATTAAAGGAATTATCCGTTGCTTCTACCTACAAACCGCCATCCTAA